Proteins co-encoded in one Rhodohalobacter mucosus genomic window:
- a CDS encoding amidohydrolase — MKKTGFILLTVTLLFSACTQEDNAFVMHNINGYTLSGGDLVQFDAIAVKDGRVVETGAATALQEQFSDYEQINGAGQTMLPGLIDAHTHVMNLGFQELDVNVQGIDSLDETLEKIRQYAEDNPDLEWILGRGWNQVLWEENEFPTAEDLDRIVPDRPVFLRRVDGHAAWANSKAMELAGIDDDTPDLQGGVIRRDENGKATGIFIDTAMGYIGSEIPPRTAAEKRRAFELALEKMARHGLTSVHDARTNNETWEMYKEYADNGTLITRIYVMAAGTGDEFDVMAAKGPIKSYADDMLSMRSVKISADGALGSRGAALLEDYHDDPGNKGLLFFDQEDLNAMLLKGASAGFQMNIHAIGDAANRQVLDGFEYINNELDGQADLRHRVEHAQIVALDDIPRFVDLNLIASMQPTHATSDMNMAEDRVGPDRIRGAYAWQTFLDQGTVIAAGSDFPVEDVNPFYGLYSAVTRQDHEGMPPGGWYSEQRMSRIETIRAFTIDAAYSAHQEEVLGTLEPGKWADFILIDRDFFEVEASQIWQTEVNETWVAGKRVFQKQ; from the coding sequence ATGAAAAAAACAGGATTTATACTGCTCACTGTCACTTTGCTTTTCTCTGCATGCACGCAGGAGGATAACGCATTTGTGATGCATAATATAAACGGATACACTTTATCCGGCGGGGATTTAGTACAATTTGACGCCATTGCCGTAAAGGACGGCCGAGTGGTTGAAACAGGAGCGGCTACGGCCCTGCAGGAGCAATTTTCCGATTATGAGCAAATCAACGGAGCCGGACAAACCATGCTTCCGGGACTGATAGATGCACATACCCACGTAATGAACCTTGGTTTTCAGGAGTTGGATGTTAATGTGCAGGGAATAGACTCATTGGATGAAACGCTGGAGAAGATCCGCCAGTACGCGGAAGATAATCCCGACCTGGAATGGATACTGGGCCGTGGCTGGAACCAGGTATTGTGGGAAGAAAATGAGTTTCCAACTGCCGAAGATCTAGACAGGATTGTCCCCGATCGCCCCGTTTTCCTCAGAAGAGTGGATGGACATGCCGCATGGGCGAACAGCAAGGCCATGGAGCTAGCGGGAATCGACGACGATACACCCGACCTGCAGGGGGGCGTTATACGCCGTGATGAAAATGGGAAGGCAACAGGCATCTTTATTGATACGGCAATGGGGTACATCGGGAGTGAGATCCCGCCGCGCACCGCTGCCGAAAAACGCCGTGCTTTTGAGCTTGCCCTTGAAAAAATGGCCCGTCATGGTCTGACAAGCGTGCACGATGCCAGAACCAATAATGAAACCTGGGAGATGTACAAAGAGTATGCTGATAACGGCACTCTTATTACAAGAATTTATGTCATGGCAGCCGGAACCGGAGATGAATTTGATGTGATGGCGGCAAAAGGCCCGATAAAAAGTTACGCAGATGATATGCTCTCCATGCGCAGTGTGAAAATATCAGCAGATGGCGCGCTGGGCAGCAGGGGGGCGGCTCTTCTGGAGGATTATCACGATGACCCGGGCAACAAAGGTCTGCTCTTCTTTGATCAGGAGGATCTGAATGCTATGCTTTTGAAGGGCGCATCAGCCGGGTTTCAGATGAATATCCATGCGATCGGTGACGCAGCCAACCGACAGGTACTTGACGGTTTTGAGTACATCAATAACGAGCTGGACGGCCAGGCAGATCTGCGCCACAGGGTTGAGCATGCGCAGATTGTTGCCCTTGATGATATTCCCAGATTTGTGGATTTAAATTTAATTGCATCCATGCAGCCTACACATGCCACCAGCGATATGAATATGGCAGAAGACAGGGTGGGGCCAGACAGGATTCGCGGCGCCTACGCCTGGCAGACCTTTCTGGATCAGGGCACGGTGATTGCAGCGGGTTCCGATTTTCCTGTGGAGGATGTGAATCCGTTTTATGGCCTCTATTCTGCCGTAACCCGGCAAGATCATGAAGGCATGCCTCCCGGAGGCTGGTACAGTGAACAGCGCATGAGCCGTATTGAAACAATCCGCGCTTTCACGATTGATGCGGCCTATTCAGCCCACCAGGAAGAGGTTCTTGGAACACTCGAGCCCGGCAAATGGGCAGATTTTATTTTAATTGATCGTGACTTTTTTGAAGTGGAAGCTTCTCAAATCTGGCAAACAGAAGTGAATGAAACATGGGTTGCCGGAAAAAGAGTTTTTCAGAAGCAGTGA
- a CDS encoding LysM peptidoglycan-binding domain-containing protein, which produces MKPAILIIFFCLSFQALSAQSSSQQTRTVVPVKLLPYANPLTESKEDAQIQEERSLPDDIDKELLRRISDTYRLHVLAIDAQIQGDLVQAEEYINEAFASIQGMMDDYPELQGNRRFAELYRSVMAEHSEFYGITESRTETEGDIFEIREELFSDNDDWITEGYVLPENLTINQLEVPLIQNQHVNRHLMYYTLRRPDVMERWLERSEHYFPMMREIFEDEGVPTELIHLSMIESGLVPTARSWASAVGLWQFIRATGAVYGLEVNWWIDERRDPIKATRAAAQHLGDLYDIWGDWHLALANYNLSPRGLRRAIRAAGGVEDYWAAYPYLPRETRGYVPGYIAATMIAMNPEEFGFDKPSGVEPYTYEVTEVDGLMPLEDLADAAGISIRELRDMNPELLRWATPPGGKYPLKLPVGVKEDFLIAYQEIPKENRASEVAMHTVSRGETLGYIARRYGTSVRALFDSNDGLSSTIYPGQTIVVPVAPGSREQIAADRPSNRGSSRSQSQRRPQVQAPANTTGMTYTVKSGDTIGHIAEWFDVRAWQIRAWNNVTNTIRVGQRLTVYVSNNRVEFFSQVEDLTFAQKQELERRQRSGENIYALRFDGAGSGSGSGDSIRYTVRRNDTLSNIASRHGVSVADIQRDNNLRGTTIYAGQTLTIRRR; this is translated from the coding sequence ATGAAACCCGCTATCCTTATTATTTTCTTCTGCTTATCATTTCAGGCACTCTCGGCTCAGTCGAGCAGCCAGCAGACCAGAACCGTTGTACCTGTAAAGCTGCTGCCATACGCCAACCCGTTAACTGAATCGAAGGAAGATGCACAGATACAGGAGGAGAGGTCGCTGCCCGATGATATCGATAAAGAGCTGCTGAGAAGAATTTCGGATACCTATCGTTTGCACGTACTTGCCATTGATGCCCAGATTCAGGGAGATTTGGTTCAGGCTGAAGAGTATATCAACGAGGCTTTTGCATCCATTCAGGGCATGATGGATGACTATCCTGAACTTCAGGGCAATCGGCGGTTTGCAGAACTTTACAGGTCCGTGATGGCTGAACACAGTGAGTTTTACGGCATTACGGAATCGAGAACCGAGACTGAGGGTGACATTTTTGAAATCAGGGAAGAACTTTTTTCGGACAATGATGACTGGATCACAGAGGGTTATGTTTTACCGGAGAACCTGACAATCAATCAGCTTGAAGTGCCTCTGATTCAGAATCAGCATGTAAATCGCCATCTCATGTACTATACACTTCGCCGGCCCGATGTGATGGAGCGCTGGCTGGAGAGATCCGAGCACTACTTCCCCATGATGCGTGAAATCTTTGAGGATGAAGGTGTGCCCACCGAGCTTATCCACCTGTCAATGATTGAGAGTGGACTGGTTCCAACTGCCAGAAGCTGGGCGTCTGCCGTAGGACTATGGCAATTTATACGTGCTACCGGTGCAGTATATGGCCTGGAAGTAAACTGGTGGATCGATGAGCGAAGAGATCCAATAAAAGCCACAAGGGCTGCGGCACAGCATCTGGGCGATCTGTACGACATTTGGGGCGACTGGCACCTGGCACTCGCCAATTACAATCTGAGTCCAAGGGGACTGCGAAGGGCAATCAGAGCCGCAGGCGGAGTTGAGGACTATTGGGCCGCATATCCGTATCTGCCGCGTGAAACCAGGGGGTATGTACCCGGTTATATTGCAGCGACCATGATTGCAATGAATCCTGAAGAGTTTGGTTTTGATAAGCCCTCAGGTGTTGAACCTTATACATATGAGGTAACGGAAGTGGACGGACTTATGCCGCTTGAAGATCTTGCTGATGCGGCCGGTATTTCTATCAGGGAATTGAGGGACATGAACCCTGAACTGCTGCGATGGGCAACGCCACCAGGCGGCAAATACCCGTTAAAGCTGCCGGTTGGAGTGAAGGAAGATTTCCTGATTGCGTATCAGGAAATTCCAAAGGAAAACCGTGCTTCCGAAGTGGCAATGCATACGGTAAGCAGGGGAGAAACCCTTGGCTACATAGCACGGCGTTACGGAACCTCAGTCCGAGCATTATTTGATTCAAACGACGGACTTAGCAGTACGATCTACCCGGGACAAACCATTGTGGTGCCCGTTGCTCCGGGATCCAGGGAGCAGATTGCTGCAGACAGGCCGTCCAACCGCGGCTCATCACGGAGTCAGTCACAGAGGAGGCCTCAGGTTCAGGCTCCTGCAAATACTACAGGAATGACCTACACAGTTAAAAGCGGAGACACAATCGGGCACATAGCCGAGTGGTTTGATGTACGGGCATGGCAAATCAGGGCCTGGAACAATGTAACCAACACCATTCGCGTAGGACAACGGCTTACGGTATACGTATCCAACAATCGTGTGGAGTTTTTCTCCCAGGTTGAAGATCTCACGTTTGCACAAAAGCAGGAACTGGAAAGAAGACAGCGTTCAGGCGAAAATATCTATGCACTCAGATTTGACGGTGCGGGTTCCGGTTCAGGGTCGGGCGATTCCATCAGATATACTGTGCGTAGAAATGATACTCTGAGCAACATTGCCAGCCGTCATGGCGTTAGTGTTGCAGATATCCAGCGTGACAATAACCTGAGAGGAACCACGATTTATGCAGGCCAGACTCTTACGATTCGCCGCAGATAA
- a CDS encoding PHP domain-containing protein: MGKSDLHTHTKESDGALSAEQLIERAKKKGLKAISITDHDTINGYKKARPAANEAGIELIPGIEITALWNKREVHILAYLFDTENPKLLALLKRQRLARIKRMRDIVEVLRGQGLDISLDEVRAESGTGSPGRPHAASVLISKGYVASVAEAFIRYLSSEKLKGIRTDYATVEEVVKIVKEAHGVLSLAHPGPLYSQKEINTLLEFGIDGIECIHPSHNFNLQRSFTKMAESRHLLITGGSDFHGKRKSEYDPYFGIVTLGDKHLASMKRLAQRRKTEQKS, translated from the coding sequence TTGGGCAAATCTGACCTACATACTCACACGAAAGAGTCCGATGGTGCACTATCGGCCGAACAGCTGATCGAACGAGCCAAAAAAAAGGGGCTCAAAGCCATTTCCATAACGGATCATGATACGATCAACGGCTATAAAAAAGCGCGTCCGGCCGCCAATGAAGCAGGTATTGAGCTGATCCCCGGAATTGAAATTACGGCCCTTTGGAACAAGCGGGAGGTGCATATTCTGGCATATCTTTTTGACACGGAAAATCCAAAACTGCTTGCACTTCTGAAAAGACAGCGGCTGGCCAGGATAAAACGAATGAGGGATATTGTAGAGGTTCTGCGAGGACAGGGCCTTGATATCTCACTGGATGAAGTCAGGGCAGAGTCAGGAACTGGAAGTCCGGGGCGGCCACATGCTGCTTCAGTTCTGATCAGCAAAGGGTATGTTGCGTCTGTGGCAGAGGCTTTCATCCGTTATCTTTCCTCGGAAAAGCTTAAGGGAATCAGAACCGATTACGCAACTGTTGAAGAGGTGGTTAAGATTGTGAAAGAAGCTCATGGAGTCCTCTCACTTGCACACCCCGGTCCATTATACAGCCAGAAAGAGATCAATACACTTCTGGAATTTGGAATAGACGGAATTGAATGCATTCATCCCAGTCATAACTTTAATCTGCAGCGCAGCTTTACTAAAATGGCGGAGTCGAGGCACCTTCTCATTACCGGCGGCAGTGATTTTCATGGGAAAAGGAAATCAGAATATGATCCCTATTTTGGGATTGTTACCTTGGGGGATAAGCATCTGGCCTCTATGAAGCGGCTTGCACAACGCAGAAAAACAGAACAAAAAAGCTAA
- the ribH gene encoding 6,7-dimethyl-8-ribityllumazine synthase: MPVVTKSDTIDWKTVRIAVVAARWNSFITDEMLKGAVDALKGKGIPDKQIYQLRCPGSFELPLACKYCLDELDTDGVVAIGAVIRGGTPHFDYVCDAVTRGITDLNLESGKPVAFGVLTTDTVEQAVERAGIHKGNKGAEAALSACEMIELQRAVKESGS; the protein is encoded by the coding sequence ATGCCGGTAGTAACCAAGTCAGACACGATAGACTGGAAAACCGTCCGTATTGCAGTTGTAGCGGCAAGATGGAACTCTTTTATTACTGATGAAATGCTGAAAGGTGCCGTAGATGCACTAAAGGGTAAAGGTATTCCCGACAAACAAATTTATCAGCTTCGCTGTCCGGGTTCTTTCGAACTGCCGCTTGCATGTAAATATTGTCTGGATGAACTTGATACAGACGGTGTCGTAGCAATTGGTGCGGTGATACGTGGCGGAACTCCGCACTTCGACTATGTGTGCGATGCCGTAACAAGGGGTATAACCGACCTGAATCTTGAATCCGGTAAACCTGTAGCGTTTGGTGTTCTCACCACAGACACGGTGGAACAGGCAGTAGAGAGGGCAGGTATCCATAAAGGTAATAAAGGTGCAGAGGCAGCGTTGTCTGCCTGTGAAATGATTGAGCTGCAACGCGCAGTAAAAGAATCAGGCTCCTAA
- a CDS encoding NAD+ synthase, whose translation MKHGLPEKEFFRSSDMKVRVEQLNPIAGDLEGNKDLILKSLRKAEKDGINLLILPELVVTAYPVHDLLESDTFRQACYRVNEEIISATKSTAILFGSITPNAGLGRKMFNSALLSKNGKLIQTVHKSLLPTYDVFDDLRYFEPAGTLSCMELDGLRLGVTVCEDIWYNENEIQYHTYPIDPAMELKKMGARAIVNISASPYTNRKHENRVNMLKNHVKRLGIPLFYSNQTGANTELIFDGDSMIIDSDASVIAAVGSFSAGYTDVKWNVSEGENSVKALEKSKKIDVYPASGPARQFEAIRCGLSDYLGKTGVTGDVVLGLSGGIDSALVCTLAAEILGPEHVTAITMPSEFSSEGSVTHSEELAHNLGITLHNVPIGTLFKEHRSVLDPLFEGTSFGVAEENLQSRIRGALLMAYSNKFNAFLLATGNKSEYAVGYATLYGDMNGALSLIGDLYKTEVYALSAWLNEVFYEKEVIPAAVIEKEPSAELRPGQKDSDTLPGYDILDDILYRYIELQQGVKDIISAGHDADNVQRVVRMVDMNEFKRNQAVPILKLSSKSFGTGRRWPIVQRWTSRKNS comes from the coding sequence ATGAAACATGGGTTGCCGGAAAAAGAGTTTTTCAGAAGCAGTGACATGAAGGTAAGGGTTGAGCAGCTGAATCCGATAGCCGGAGATCTGGAAGGAAACAAAGATCTTATTCTGAAGTCGCTAAGAAAGGCAGAAAAGGATGGTATAAACCTTCTGATCCTTCCGGAGCTGGTTGTAACGGCGTATCCGGTGCATGACCTGCTGGAGAGCGACACCTTCAGGCAGGCCTGTTATCGTGTAAATGAAGAAATTATTTCGGCCACAAAATCGACGGCTATTCTGTTTGGTTCGATCACGCCGAATGCCGGACTTGGAAGGAAAATGTTTAACTCAGCATTGCTCTCAAAAAACGGAAAACTGATACAAACTGTGCATAAAAGCCTTTTACCCACATATGATGTATTTGATGACTTGCGGTATTTCGAACCCGCAGGCACGTTAAGCTGTATGGAGCTTGACGGGCTAAGGCTGGGTGTGACGGTATGCGAGGATATCTGGTACAATGAAAATGAAATACAGTACCATACCTACCCGATAGATCCCGCCATGGAGCTTAAAAAAATGGGTGCCCGGGCAATTGTCAACATTTCTGCATCACCCTATACAAACAGGAAGCATGAGAACCGGGTGAATATGCTTAAAAATCATGTGAAAAGGCTTGGAATTCCTCTTTTTTACAGCAACCAAACCGGCGCCAATACCGAACTCATTTTCGATGGTGACTCCATGATTATCGACAGCGATGCTTCCGTGATTGCTGCAGTCGGCTCATTCTCTGCAGGATACACAGACGTGAAGTGGAATGTGTCGGAGGGAGAAAACAGTGTAAAGGCTTTGGAGAAAAGTAAAAAGATTGACGTGTATCCGGCTTCGGGTCCGGCCAGGCAGTTTGAAGCCATCCGATGCGGTTTGTCCGACTATCTTGGGAAAACAGGCGTTACAGGAGATGTTGTGCTTGGCTTGAGCGGCGGTATAGATTCTGCACTTGTTTGCACTCTGGCTGCAGAAATATTGGGGCCCGAACATGTTACAGCGATTACAATGCCGAGTGAATTTTCCAGCGAGGGCAGTGTAACGCACTCTGAGGAACTGGCTCATAATCTTGGAATAACTCTACACAATGTGCCAATCGGCACGCTTTTTAAGGAACATCGCTCTGTTCTGGATCCTCTGTTTGAAGGAACATCATTTGGCGTGGCTGAGGAGAACCTTCAGAGCAGAATACGGGGTGCACTGCTGATGGCCTATTCAAACAAGTTTAACGCTTTTCTTCTGGCTACCGGCAACAAGTCGGAGTATGCAGTAGGATATGCCACACTGTATGGTGATATGAACGGTGCACTTTCTCTGATTGGTGACTTGTATAAAACGGAAGTATATGCCCTCTCAGCATGGCTCAATGAGGTCTTTTATGAAAAGGAAGTGATTCCGGCAGCTGTCATTGAAAAAGAGCCCAGTGCAGAATTGCGTCCCGGACAGAAAGATTCTGATACACTGCCCGGGTATGACATTCTGGACGACATACTGTACCGTTATATTGAGCTGCAACAGGGCGTAAAGGATATAATATCTGCGGGACATGATGCGGATAATGTGCAGAGGGTAGTCCGAATGGTTGATATGAACGAATTTAAACGAAATCAGGCTGTACCTATATTGAAATTGTCTTCCAAATCCTTTGGAACCGGTCGCAGGTGGCCGATAGTACAAAGGTGGACATCCCGTAAAAACTCATGA
- a CDS encoding isoprenyl transferase, whose protein sequence is MALEPLSLTDKKQSEEDKHLQEEVKTAGSIPSHIAIIMDGNGRWAQDKGNIRLFGHKEGVESVRDITEACAQLGVSHLTLYAFSTENWNRPSSEINGLMKLLVHSLQNEANRLHKNNIRLVSIGQIDRLPSSCRNKLEEVKELTKENDRLELCLALSYSGRWDITEAVKKLAKDVKDGKIDPENIDDDMISTRLSTGKVPDPDLIIRTSGEYRISNFLLWQLAYSELYITQTYWPDFRRDELYKAIQSYQKRERRFGKVKKGYTKKVSASVINKILS, encoded by the coding sequence ATGGCTTTGGAACCACTTTCATTAACCGATAAAAAACAGTCCGAAGAAGACAAACATCTTCAGGAGGAGGTTAAAACTGCAGGTTCAATTCCCAGCCATATTGCGATTATCATGGACGGGAACGGAAGGTGGGCGCAGGATAAAGGCAATATCAGGTTGTTTGGCCACAAAGAAGGCGTGGAGTCGGTTCGTGATATCACAGAAGCGTGTGCACAGCTCGGCGTAAGTCATTTAACGCTTTATGCGTTCTCTACAGAGAACTGGAACCGTCCCTCTTCCGAGATAAACGGCCTCATGAAATTGCTGGTTCATTCTCTTCAGAATGAGGCAAATCGACTGCATAAGAACAATATTCGACTGGTATCTATTGGCCAGATCGACAGACTCCCATCGAGTTGCCGCAACAAACTGGAAGAAGTTAAAGAGCTGACGAAAGAGAATGATCGACTGGAACTTTGTCTTGCATTGAGCTATTCAGGCCGGTGGGATATTACCGAAGCCGTAAAAAAACTCGCGAAGGATGTGAAGGACGGTAAGATAGATCCTGAAAACATTGACGATGATATGATCAGTACGCGTCTTTCTACCGGTAAGGTTCCGGATCCTGATTTGATCATCAGAACCAGCGGCGAATATCGGATTTCCAATTTTTTACTGTGGCAGCTGGCCTACTCCGAGCTTTATATCACACAAACATACTGGCCGGATTTCAGAAGAGATGAGCTTTATAAAGCCATCCAATCGTATCAAAAGCGGGAACGCCGTTTTGGTAAAGTGAAAAAGGGGTATACGAAAAAGGTGTCCGCATCAGTTATTAACAAAATTTTATCCTAA
- a CDS encoding S41 family peptidase → MKAVSKFVPAVSAALVILFLTAFAQSDLFFRIKKQLTIYSDVFKAVATSYVDEVEPETLTRLGLQGMLGGLDPYTVFIDEGELQQLEILSSGVYGGIGIEAGFRGDQVVIIAPLEGYPAERAGLQPGDVIEAVNGSSVTGFTPDEVQNLTIGDPGTTIEMTVRRPSIDQQITVTMERERIEVRNITYAGLTGDRNQIGYIKISRFGQRTAEELRGSLIELEEENELNGLILDLRNNPGGLLNEAVEVVDKFIEPGVSVVETRGRYDSRSAVYTSQEPALFENLPLVVLINNGSASASEVVAGALQDLDRAVILGENSFGKGLVQEVRPLSYNTSIKITVSEYYTPSGRGIQAVDYRDPGTDGSAIPDSLRRAFRTKNGRTVYDGMGIEPDVTLEREGNELLETALESENHFFFFVNEYLTSENRGERPEYPEDFYNQFSNYLQQRGFTFDTSADRYLESLTSNITQFSNQDDAREYIEELRALLRDQKISMIYDSRELIESELRAEWISQTLSGEDRLSEMLKYDYLITNAIEILSSPADYRSTLIP, encoded by the coding sequence ATGAAAGCTGTTTCAAAATTCGTTCCGGCTGTATCAGCAGCTCTTGTTATTCTGTTTTTGACAGCCTTCGCCCAGAGCGATCTCTTTTTTCGCATTAAGAAGCAGCTTACCATCTACAGTGATGTGTTTAAAGCCGTTGCCACAAGCTATGTAGACGAGGTTGAACCTGAAACCCTTACCCGCCTCGGGCTTCAGGGTATGCTCGGCGGGCTTGATCCTTATACGGTATTCATTGACGAGGGTGAACTGCAGCAGCTTGAAATCCTTTCCTCCGGTGTGTACGGAGGAATCGGTATTGAAGCCGGATTCAGAGGCGATCAAGTGGTTATCATTGCGCCGCTTGAGGGGTATCCCGCTGAACGTGCAGGTCTGCAGCCCGGGGATGTGATTGAAGCTGTAAACGGAAGTTCGGTCACAGGTTTCACTCCGGATGAAGTTCAGAATCTGACCATTGGTGATCCGGGAACCACAATCGAGATGACTGTAAGGCGTCCGTCAATTGATCAGCAGATCACCGTAACGATGGAGCGTGAGCGGATTGAAGTCCGGAATATCACGTATGCAGGGCTTACAGGTGACAGAAATCAAATTGGATACATTAAAATTTCCCGATTCGGCCAGCGAACGGCTGAAGAACTGCGCGGCAGTCTGATTGAGCTTGAAGAAGAGAACGAACTGAACGGACTGATTCTGGATCTCAGGAATAATCCCGGCGGACTGCTGAATGAAGCTGTAGAGGTTGTTGACAAATTTATAGAGCCGGGCGTAAGCGTGGTTGAGACGCGCGGACGGTATGACAGCCGAAGTGCAGTGTACACCAGTCAGGAACCCGCCCTGTTTGAAAATCTTCCATTGGTTGTGCTGATCAATAACGGAAGTGCAAGCGCATCGGAAGTGGTTGCTGGCGCATTGCAGGATCTGGACCGGGCTGTAATACTGGGAGAAAACAGCTTCGGTAAAGGGCTTGTTCAGGAGGTTCGGCCTCTTTCATACAATACATCCATCAAAATTACGGTATCCGAGTACTACACGCCCAGCGGAAGGGGCATTCAGGCTGTTGATTACAGGGATCCCGGTACGGACGGATCAGCTATTCCGGACTCACTACGCAGAGCATTTCGTACAAAAAACGGACGAACCGTTTATGACGGTATGGGAATTGAACCCGACGTAACTCTTGAACGTGAGGGCAATGAACTGCTTGAAACGGCCCTGGAGAGCGAAAACCACTTTTTCTTTTTTGTTAACGAATATCTCACTTCAGAAAATCGCGGGGAGAGACCTGAGTATCCGGAGGATTTCTACAATCAATTCTCAAACTACTTGCAGCAGCGGGGTTTTACATTCGATACATCTGCAGACCGTTACCTGGAATCATTGACGTCGAATATCACCCAGTTCTCCAACCAGGATGATGCACGTGAATACATAGAAGAGTTACGGGCCCTGCTTCGTGATCAAAAAATATCTATGATCTACGACAGCCGCGAGCTTATCGAGAGTGAACTGAGGGCTGAATGGATCTCACAAACGTTAAGCGGTGAGGACCGCCTGTCCGAAATGCTTAAATATGATTATCTGATTACGAATGCAATTGAGATTCTATCCAGCCCGGCCGACTATCGCTCGACCCTGATTCCATAA